CGGCACCGTTACTGAAATTTATGACTATATGCGGCTGCTGTTCGCCCGTGTCGGCATTGCCTATTCGCCGGCCACCGGCCTGCCGATCCAGAGCCAGACAGTCACCCAGATGGTCGACCGGGTGATGGAAATTGAAGATGGTGCCAGGCTTTATCTGCTTGCGCCGGTCATTCGCGGACGCAAGGGGGAGTACCGCAAGGAATTCGCCGAACTGATGAAAAAGGGCTTTCAGCGCGTCAAGGTGGACGGTCAGTTCCACGAAATCGCAGATGTCCCTGCCCTGGACAAGAAGTACAAGCATGACATCGACGTGGTTGTAGACCGCATCGTGGTCCGCGATGACATCGCAACCCGCCTTGCAGACAGTTTCGAAACTGCCCTGAAACTGACCGACGGACTCGCGGTCGTGGAGTTTGCAGACAAACCGCTGCCAGAAACGGCAACCTCCGCCAAAAGTGCCAACAAGTCGCTCAATGAAACCCATGAGCGCATCACGTTTTCTGAAAAGTTTGCCTGTCCGGTGTCCGGCTTCACCATTGATGAGGTTGAACCCAGGCTGTTTTCCTTCAACAATCCGTTTGGCGCCTGCCCCAAGTGCGACGGGCTGGGTACCGAACTGCGCTTCGAAGCCGACCTGGTCGTACCGGACAAGACCCTGTCGATGCGCCAGGGCTGCATTGTGCCGTGGGCGAAAACCGGTTCGACCTCGCCGTATTACACCCAGACGCTGCAGGCCTTGTGCAAGCACTACAAGGCATCCATGTCCACGCCCTGGGAAGAGCTGGACGATGATATCAAGGATGCTGTGCTGTTCGGCACCGGTGAGGAAGAGATCACCTTCGTCTATGATGACGGGCTGCGCTCCTACAAGACGAAAAAACCGTTTGAAGGGGTCATCGGCAATATTGAGCGGCGATGGCGCGAAACCGATTCCAGCTGGGTGCGTGAGGAACTCGCACAATTCCAGTCGGATTATCCCTGCCAGGCATGTGAAGGTTTCCGCCTGAAGCCGCAGGCACTGGCCGTGCGCATCAACGGTCTGCACGTGGCACAGGTGTCACTGATGTCGATCCGGGCGGCAAACGACTGGTTCAACGACCTGTCCGGCAAGCTGACACCGAAAGAACTGGAAATTGCCGCCCGCATCCTCAAGGAGATCCGCGAACGGCTGAAGTTCCTGGTTGATGTTGGCCTGGATTACCTCACCCTGTCGCGCAAGTCCGGCACCTTGTCGGGCGGCGAGAGCCAGCGCATTCGCCTGGCGTCACAAATCGGCTCCGGCCTGACCGGCGTTCTTTATGTGCTGGATGAACCGTCCATCGGCCTGCACCAGCGCGACAATGCCCGGCTGCTGGAAACCTTGGTGCACCTGCGCGACATCGGCAACACGGTGATTGTGGTCGAGCACGACGAAGACGCCATCCGGTCCGCCGACTATGTGGTCGACATCGGTCCCGGTGCCGGCATTCACGGCGGCACCATCGTCGCAGAAGGCAGCGCAGATGAAGTAATGGCCAATCCGGCATCGCTCACCGGAAAGTACCTGACCGGTGTCATGCAGGTGCCGACCCCGCCGAAGCGCCGCAAGCTCGACAAGAAGCGCCTGATCAAGGTGTCCGGCGCGCGCGCCAACAACTTGAAAAACGTCTCTGCCGAACTGCCTCTTGGACTGTTTACCTGCGTGACCGGTGTATCCGGCGGCGGCAAGTCAACGCTGCTCATTGATACGGTGTACAAGTCCGCTGCCCGCAAGCTGATGAAGGCGCGCCAGATACCGGCGGAGCATGACAAGATTGCCGGCCTGGAGATGCTCGACAAGATCATCGATATCGACCAGTCGCCGATTGGCCGCACACCCCGCTCCAACCCGGCGACCTATACCGGCGCATTCACCCCCATACGGGAATGGTTCGCGGCGTTGCCGGAATCAAAGGCGCGCGGCTACGGACCGGGCCGGTTTTCGTTCAACGTCAAAGGCGGCCGCTGCGAAACCTGCCAGGGCGATGGTGTGATCAAGATTGAAATGCACTTCCTGCCCGACGTTTATGTGACCTGCGATGCCTGCCAGGGCAAACGCTATAACCGCGAAACCCTGGACATCACCTTCAAGGACAAGTCCATCGCCGACATTCTGAACATGACCGTCGCCGAAGGCGCTGACTTCTTCCGTGCGGTTCCAGCCGTGCGCGACAAGCTTGTCACACTGGAGAGGGTCGGGCTTGGCTATATCAAGGTCGGACAACAGGCTACCACCCTGTCCGGTGGTGAGGCGCAGCGGGTCAAGCTTGCCAAGGAGTTGTCCAAGCGGGCAACCGGACGCACATTGTACTTGCTGGATGAACCAACCACAGGTTTGCATTTTCACGATGTCGCCAAGTTGCTGGAAGTGCTGCATGAACTGGTCGAGCACGGCAACACCGTGGTCGTCATCGAGCACAATCTGGAAGTGATCAAGACCGCGGACTGGATCATCGACCTTGGCCCTGAAGGCGGTGATGGCGGTGGCGAGATCGTTGCCGCCGGAACACCGGAAGACGTAGTCGGCGTCGAGCGGTCTTATACCGGCCAGTATCTGGCGCCGGTGTTGTCACGTGGAAAGCAAGCCGCAGCAGAATAGGCGCCATGATTGCAGATCATGCCATGGACTGTTAATGTGCCTTAAAACAGCACATAAACAGTACCTGCAATAAGTTATTCTCATGGCTATCGCGCTTCGTAAAAACCTGCCCCCGACAAATGCACTGGTCGTGTTCGAGGCTGCCGGCCGGCATATGAACTTCACCCGCGCCGCCAAGGAACTGGACGTAACCCAGTCGGCCGTCAGCAGGCAGATCCAGCTGCTGGAGGATTTCCTGGGTGTGGCAGTGTTCCAGCGCCAGTCACGCGGGCTGTCGCTCACCCGTGAGGGCGAACGCCTGCACCGCGCCGTTGGCATGGGGCTTGAACACATTGCCAATGTCTCGTCTGACCTGCGCCGGCAGCCGGGGCCCGGCGAGCTGACGGTCGCGACATCGGTTGCCTTCGCCTCTTACTGGCTGATGGCGCGCATTGCCAAGTTTCGCGGCTCTCATCCCGAAATCGACATTCGCCTCGTCGCATCTTCACCTGTTTACGACCTGGCCAGCGAAGGCATTGACATTGCGGTCCGCTATGGAGCCGGTGAATGGCCCGCCGCAGACGCCGTGCGGCTGTTTGACAACGAAATCTGGCCTGTATGCTCCCCCCGCTACATGGAGAAATCCAGCCCGATCAATTCGCAGTCTGACCTGCTTCGCCATTCCCTGTTGCATCTCAATAAATTCGACCGCAACTGGGTGACATGGGACAGCTTTCTGGAATCCCTGGGTGTTGATGGCGAGCAATCAGGCCGTGGCTTCACGTTCGACAACTACATGGTGCTGATCCAGTCCGCCTTGCGCGGGGAAGGCATTGCCCTGTGCGGCAGGCGGCTGGCGGAGGATTTTATTGAACAGGGAGACCTGGTACGCCCGATCGATGCGGTACAGCAGTCAGACCGGGGTTTTTGGCTGCTCAGGCCGAAGGATGGGCAATTGTCGCCTCAGGCACGACAATTTTATGAATGGTTACTTGATGAAGCACGGCAACCTGCCTGATCATTGCGTCCTGATACGGTCCGGATAACACCCCATGACGCGCAAGCACATCATCTTTGTTCACGGCCGGTCCATCAAACCGTCGGCATCGCGAAAAAAGAAACTTATCAGCGATGCGCTGATGCACGGGCTGTACAAGGTATCGCCTGATGCAGCCGAGGCCATCCGGTCCGGCACCGTCAAATGTTCATTCGCCTATTATGGCGACGTCAACAATTCCATCATGGCAACCCATGATCCCGAAATTGCCGCCAGGCTGACCGCCCGCAACAACAAGGGATATGGGTATGAACCCTGTCTGCCCCACGAACCATATGCAAGGAGCCTCAGAAAGATGCTGGACATCGGCACCTTTGATGAAGCCGCCTACAATCAGGTGATCAGCCAGCACAAGGATTTGCGTTATCTGAACAACGCGGCGCGAGCCTTCAGCACATTGCTGTCGGTGCTGACCCGCAGCCGTGGCAATGAGATCATCCTGCAGCGCAGTTCAGCAGACATGGGAGCCTACCTGATGAGCCGGAAAACCGGTTCCGAAGTACGTGAGCGCCTGCAGAACCCGTTGCGAAGGGCCATAAATGCGCGCGATGAAATCTGCATCGTCAGCCATTCCATGGGCTGTGTCGTGGCTTATGATGTGTTGTGGAAATTCTCGCAAATGAGCGAATACGAAAAGTTGCAGCGCAAGAACCCCAATGTCTCCAAATGGCTCACCCTCGGCTGTCCACTGGGTGAAGCCGGCGTGCGGGCCAACCTCTATGATGCCCGTGAACATGCAGGCGGACGATTTCCGAAAGCCATCGTCAAGGACTGGGTCAATATCGCCGCTTATGATGACTTCATCGCCCATGACCCGACCATGATCGACGATTTCGCCGAAATGCTTGAATATGGCTACGTGAACTCGATCACCGACAAGCGAATGTACAATTGCTGGGTGCATTACAACACAAGCAATCCGCACAAGCTGTACGGCTACCTGGCCAATCAGCTTGTCGCGACCGAGATTGCAGACTGGGTCAACAGTTAGTCGACCTCGCACCTTGCCGACCGTTGTAATAGGCTCTAGTGGTTCACTTCATGACACACAAAACAATCCATATCGTCGGTGGCGGCATGGCAGGCTCCGAAGCGGCCTGGCAGGCAGCGCACGCCGGTGTACAGGTAATCCTTCACGAAATGCGCCCGGTTCGCGAAACCGATGCGCACCAGACCGACGGACTGGCGGAACTGGTCTGTTCCAACTCGTTTCGTTCAGATGATGACGAACACAATGCGGTTGGCCTTTTGCACTGGGAAATGCGCCAGGCAAACTCGCTCATCATGGCCATGGGTGACCGGCACAAGCTGCCGGCAGGCGGCGCGCTGGCGGTTGACCGGGACGCTTTTTCAGCCGACGTGACCGCGGCCCTGCAAGCTCACCCCAACATCACCATTGAGCGCGAAGAAGTAGCCGGACTGCCTCCGGCCGACTGGGCCCAGGCCATTGTGGCAACCGGGCCCCTCACCTCGCAGGCACTCGCGAATGACATCCGCACCACTACCGGCGATGACGGCCTGGCGTTCTTCGATGCCATCGCCCCCATCATTCATCGCGAGACCATAGACTTTGACCAGGCCTGGTTTCAGTCACGCTATGACAAGGCCGGCCCTGGCGGCACGGGTGCCGATTACATCAACTGCCCCTTGAACCGGGAGCAGTATGAAGCCTTCATCGCTGCGCTGATTGACGGCGACAAGGCCGACTTCAAGGAATGGGAGGAAAACACACCCTACTTCGACGGCTGCCTGCCGATCGAGGTGATGGCCGATCGCGGACCGGAAACCCTGCGCCATGGTCCGATGAAGCCCATGGGGCTGACCAACAGGCACAAGCCGGATGAAAAGCCCTATGCAGTCGTACAGCTCCGCCAGGACAATGCACTGGGCACGCTGTACAACATGGTCGGCTTTCAGACCAAGCTGAAGCATGGCGAACAGGTGCGGATTTTCCGGGCCATACCCGGTCTCGAAAAGGCAGAGTTTGCCAGGCTCGGCGGCCTGCACCGCAATACTTTCATCAACTCCCCCAAGCTGCTTGATGCATCGTTGCAGCTAAAAAGCCGGCCGGGCCTGCGGTTTGCCGGCCAGATCACCGGCGTGGAAGGCTATGTGGAAAGTGCCGCCATGGGCCTGATGGCAGGTCGCATGGCCGCAGCCGAAGAACTGACCGGTGAGATGTTGCCGCCACCTCCGCCGACAACCGCGCATGGCTCATTGATATCGCACATTTCGGGCGGACATCTGAGCGACGACAGTGGCGACATGACCAGCAAGGCGCGCTCGTTCCAGCCGATGAATGTCAATTTCGGCCTGTTTCCCGAGGTTGAAGTGCCGCGCGACGAAAATGGCAAGCGGCCACGCGGCAAGGCCAAGAAACCAGCCCGGCAACTGGCTTATACAGGCCGTGCCAAGGCAGACTTCGCCAACTGGCTCTCAGCCCATGCAGAGCGCGTGGCAGCCGAGTAGCCATATGTTTGGAACCTGAAGCGCTTCAGAATGCTTCACTGCGCACCGCATTCAGCAAGCGCAGTTGCCGCATCCATTGTGGTGACGTGACCACCTTCCTCGTCAGGGATGCACGAGCCCGCTCCAGCTTCTTCAGGTAACTGGGCACAAGGGCCACGGGCAGATACGCCTTGACCGCCGCATCCGGGACCAGATGCCACATTTCGCGGGCCTCTTCGAGCCGCTTGTTTGCATGCCGGCACAATTGCAGCAACACCAGTTCAAGCCCGGCACCACCCCTGCCCGACAGCACGTGTGCCTGGGTCAAGTCATGCTTTGCCAGCATGTCCACCGGTATCATGCATTGTCCGCGCGCCCGGTGTATCGGCAAGGACCGCATCAGACCGGTCAGCCCCATCGCGACACCGGCCAGACCGGAGACTTCGGCGCATTCAAGACCGTCATCACCGGCCATGATCAAGGCACTCATCTGAAGAACGGCAGACGATGTTTCACCCAGATAGCCCTCCAGCGTATTGAGGTCCGGCACCGGATCATCAAACAGATCGAACCGGCGGGCATCCAGCATGGCCTGAAACGAGTGCCGCGGCAGGTCGCCTGCCTCTATGGCGCGGGCCAGCGCCTGTGCCAGCGGTGAATCGACGGTCTGCCCGACATAAATTGCATCAATGACCTCACCCCACCAGGCAAGCCTCACTTCACCGGCAGCCGGGTCTGTTACCCTCTCGCGGATCTGGGCAAGCTCGGAATTGAACGCGAACAGGCCGGCAAGAAACCCGCGTGACCGCTCCGGCATAAGCAACAGGCACAAATACCGGTCGCGGTCACTTTCGCGCAGGTCCTCGAGCAATTGCTCCATCAGTTCTGCCGGAAATGTACTCATGACCCGCTCCGATGATGATCAACCGCAATCAGCGCACATGCCACGTCGCGGCCTTCCTGCAACAACACATTGTAGGTTCGAACCGCCGCCCCGGTGGCCATCGGCTCAAGCCCGATACCCGCTTCCACAAACGCCCGGCGTATGTCGCCGGACGGGAAAACCTGGTTGTCGCCGGTGCCAAGCAGAACAAACCCGACACCTTCAGGACTTCCCAGTACCTGGGCAAAGTCGGACAATCGCAGATTCTCCGGCTTTACCGGCGGCCATCCGTAAACGCCGCCTGGCAGACACAGCAATGACCCCTTGTGCGACAGATCGCGAAACCGGAACCCGCCATTGCCATAGGCGTCAATCGCAACGCGCTCGGGCAAAAACGGTGCGTCGTTCATCAGGGTTGCGCAATCTCTGCCTGCGGGTTGTCACCGGGTCCAGGTGTCGGTGCGCGGTCAACGTAAGCGCCCAGCAAGGACAATAGCGGCGCACCGATGAAAATCGATGAATAGGTGCCGATAACAACACCCCATATCATGGCAAACGTAAATCCGCGCAGCACTTCTCCGCCAAACACATAAAGAGATATCAGCGCCACGAGGGTGGAAATCGATGTCATCAAAGTACGCGGCAGCGTCTGATTGAGCGACATGTCCACCATCTCGTTGAAATTCATCTTCTTGTATTTGCGCAGGTTCTCGCGAAAGCGGTCAAACACCACCACCGTATCATTGAGCGAGTATCCGACGATGGTCAAAAGCGCTGCAATGATGGTCAGGTCAAACTGCAGTTGCAGGATTGCAAACAGCCCGATTGTCAGCGCCACATCGTGCACCAGGGTCGCTACCGTGCCGATGGCGAACTGCCATTCAAACCGCAGCCAGATGTAGATCATGATGGCAACGAACGCCAGCAGGATGGCCAGGATACCGTCGCGTGCCAGCTCACCGGAGACCTTTGGACCGACCACTTCAACACGCCGGTAGTCCACGTTGGGTCCGAGCGCATCTTTTACCGTCTGAATTGCTTTTTGCTGTGCCTCTTCACCGCCTTCTTGTGTCTCGATCCGGATCAGCACATCTGTCGGTTCGCCGAATTCCTGCAATTCCGAGCCGCCAAGTCCAAGCCCGCCAATGGTGGTGCGCAGCTCGTTGAGATCGGCAGGCTGTTCGGTTCTGATTTCAATCAGCGTACCACCCTTGAAGTCGATGCCGTAATTCAGGCCGATTGCAAAAAACAATCCGATTGACAGCAACACGGCTGCGACCGAGACATAAAAGCCCGGGCGCGCGAACTTCATGAACGCGATCTTGGTATTGTCCGGAACGAAGCGAAGCGGCCTCATGGTCTCGATCTCCTGATGATCTTGCGGCCGGTCATAGCGGCACCGTCTTGGGTCTGCTCAGCTTGATCCACCCGGAAATGATGAGCTGGGTCACTGTGTATGCGGTGAACACGGTTGCCAGGATGCCGATACCCAGCGTCACGGCAAATCCACGTACAGGCCCGGACCCCATGCCGAACAGGATAACCGCGGCGATCAGCGTGGTGATATTGGCATCGAGAATAGTGGCAAGCGCCATACGGAAACCGGTCTCGATGGCGTTCAGCGGCGATCGGCCATTGGCGACCTCCTCACGTATTCGCTCAAACACCAGCACATTGGCATCCACCGCCATGCCCATGGTGAGAACAATCCCGGCGATACCGGGCAATGTCAGCGTCGCGCCCAGGAATGACAGTGTTCCCAAAATCATCGTCAGGTTGGCCACCAGCGCCAGCACGGCAAACAGGCCGAAAAGCCCGTAGGAGATGACCATGAAGATCAGCACGCCGATCAGGCCGATGATGGATGCGCGGAAACCGGCTTCAACAGAGTCGGAACCAAGGCTGGGGCCAACCGTGCGTTCTTCAACAATCGTCAGCTTGGCCGGCAGGGCGCCGGACCGCAAAACGATGGCCAGATCGTTGGCCTCCTGAGTCGAGAAATCCCCGGAAATCTGACCGGACCCGCCACAAATCTGTTCGTTGATGCGAGGCGCTGAAACAACTTTAGTGTCAAGGACAATAGCGAACGGACGACCGACATTGTTCTGGGTCAGGCGGCAGAAGCGCTGGGCACCGGCGGTATTGAAGCGGAAATTCACAATCGGCTCGTTGGTGCGCTGGTCAAAACCGGTCTGGGCGTCATTAAGATCTTCGCCATCAACCGTCGCTGACCGCGAAGTCTGCACCCAATAGAAGATGGAAGGGGTTTCACCTTTATCTTCGTCGAACGTTTCAGGTATCTCTTCACACCCCAGAGGAACCTGTCCACCTGCCCCCTGCGGTTGATTATCGCAGAGTAACCTGAACTGCAGCAGCGCAGTTTTGCCCAGCAGATCCTTCAGACGCTCAGGATCCTGCAGACCGGGCACCTGGACCAGTATCCGGTCGGTGCCCTGCTGCTGAATGGTCGGTTCGGTCGTTCCCAGTTCGTTGATGCGGACACCAAGAACCTCGATGGACTGCTGCACTGCCCGGCCGATCCGGGTCTGCAGGCCTCCTTCGGAAAACGTCAGTCTGACATTCTGGCCATTGCGGACAACGTCGAATTCCTGAACCTGCACGCCCTGGCCGAACAGCCCGGTGTCCAGCGGCTGGGAAAGCCCCTGCAATATGGTGAAGCCCTCTTCGGCCCTGGCCGGCTCGGAAATAGTGACGCTTGCCCCATTGCCGGTGCGTTTCAGGTTGGCATAGCGGATCTTGGCATCGCGCAGGCGCAGCCGGACATCTCCGACCAGTTGCTTCTCCAGGGTATCCTTCAGTGATGGAACGTCCACTTCCAGCAGGATGTGACTGCCGCCCTGCAGGTCGAGCCCCAGTGTCAGTGCCTGGCTCGGCATGAAATTGGGCAACGCCTCGCGGGACTTTTCGGCCAGCAGATTGGGCATTGCCATGAGCCCGGCAAGCAACACGATACCGATAACGACAAAAGCCTTCAGCTTGGAAAAATGCAACATGGCAGTCTGATCAGTCCCCGAAATAGAGGTATGTTGTTTGTTCGCAATCGCCGGCCAAAATTTGCCGGTTCACCGTCAAAAGCAAAACCCGGCAGATACTCAGTCGGCTTTGGCCGGTTCACCCTTGACCCGCACTTCAGTAATAGCGCTCTTGATCATGCGGAACTTTCCGCCCTCGCCGGTATCAACGACGATTTCTCCGTCATCAACCACTTTGGTGACCTTG
This genomic stretch from Anderseniella sp. Alg231-50 harbors:
- the secD gene encoding protein translocase subunit SecD — its product is MLHFSKLKAFVVIGIVLLAGLMAMPNLLAEKSREALPNFMPSQALTLGLDLQGGSHILLEVDVPSLKDTLEKQLVGDVRLRLRDAKIRYANLKRTGNGASVTISEPARAEEGFTILQGLSQPLDTGLFGQGVQVQEFDVVRNGQNVRLTFSEGGLQTRIGRAVQQSIEVLGVRINELGTTEPTIQQQGTDRILVQVPGLQDPERLKDLLGKTALLQFRLLCDNQPQGAGGQVPLGCEEIPETFDEDKGETPSIFYWVQTSRSATVDGEDLNDAQTGFDQRTNEPIVNFRFNTAGAQRFCRLTQNNVGRPFAIVLDTKVVSAPRINEQICGGSGQISGDFSTQEANDLAIVLRSGALPAKLTIVEERTVGPSLGSDSVEAGFRASIIGLIGVLIFMVISYGLFGLFAVLALVANLTMILGTLSFLGATLTLPGIAGIVLTMGMAVDANVLVFERIREEVANGRSPLNAIETGFRMALATILDANITTLIAAVILFGMGSGPVRGFAVTLGIGILATVFTAYTVTQLIISGWIKLSRPKTVPL
- the secF gene encoding protein translocase subunit SecF; this translates as MRPLRFVPDNTKIAFMKFARPGFYVSVAAVLLSIGLFFAIGLNYGIDFKGGTLIEIRTEQPADLNELRTTIGGLGLGGSELQEFGEPTDVLIRIETQEGGEEAQQKAIQTVKDALGPNVDYRRVEVVGPKVSGELARDGILAILLAFVAIMIYIWLRFEWQFAIGTVATLVHDVALTIGLFAILQLQFDLTIIAALLTIVGYSLNDTVVVFDRFRENLRKYKKMNFNEMVDMSLNQTLPRTLMTSISTLVALISLYVFGGEVLRGFTFAMIWGVVIGTYSSIFIGAPLLSLLGAYVDRAPTPGPGDNPQAEIAQP
- a CDS encoding LysR substrate-binding domain-containing protein is translated as MAIALRKNLPPTNALVVFEAAGRHMNFTRAAKELDVTQSAVSRQIQLLEDFLGVAVFQRQSRGLSLTREGERLHRAVGMGLEHIANVSSDLRRQPGPGELTVATSVAFASYWLMARIAKFRGSHPEIDIRLVASSPVYDLASEGIDIAVRYGAGEWPAADAVRLFDNEIWPVCSPRYMEKSSPINSQSDLLRHSLLHLNKFDRNWVTWDSFLESLGVDGEQSGRGFTFDNYMVLIQSALRGEGIALCGRRLAEDFIEQGDLVRPIDAVQQSDRGFWLLRPKDGQLSPQARQFYEWLLDEARQPA
- a CDS encoding MTH938/NDUFAF3 family protein, which codes for MNDAPFLPERVAIDAYGNGGFRFRDLSHKGSLLCLPGGVYGWPPVKPENLRLSDFAQVLGSPEGVGFVLLGTGDNQVFPSGDIRRAFVEAGIGLEPMATGAAVRTYNVLLQEGRDVACALIAVDHHRSGS
- the uvrA gene encoding excinuclease ABC subunit UvrA, whose translation is MAESKRIISVQGAREHNLKNVSIELPRDKLIVFTGLSGSGKSSLAFDTIYAEGQRRYVESLSAYARQFLEMMQKPDVDQIDGLSPAISIEQKTTSRNPRSTVGTVTEIYDYMRLLFARVGIAYSPATGLPIQSQTVTQMVDRVMEIEDGARLYLLAPVIRGRKGEYRKEFAELMKKGFQRVKVDGQFHEIADVPALDKKYKHDIDVVVDRIVVRDDIATRLADSFETALKLTDGLAVVEFADKPLPETATSAKSANKSLNETHERITFSEKFACPVSGFTIDEVEPRLFSFNNPFGACPKCDGLGTELRFEADLVVPDKTLSMRQGCIVPWAKTGSTSPYYTQTLQALCKHYKASMSTPWEELDDDIKDAVLFGTGEEEITFVYDDGLRSYKTKKPFEGVIGNIERRWRETDSSWVREELAQFQSDYPCQACEGFRLKPQALAVRINGLHVAQVSLMSIRAANDWFNDLSGKLTPKELEIAARILKEIRERLKFLVDVGLDYLTLSRKSGTLSGGESQRIRLASQIGSGLTGVLYVLDEPSIGLHQRDNARLLETLVHLRDIGNTVIVVEHDEDAIRSADYVVDIGPGAGIHGGTIVAEGSADEVMANPASLTGKYLTGVMQVPTPPKRRKLDKKRLIKVSGARANNLKNVSAELPLGLFTCVTGVSGGGKSTLLIDTVYKSAARKLMKARQIPAEHDKIAGLEMLDKIIDIDQSPIGRTPRSNPATYTGAFTPIREWFAALPESKARGYGPGRFSFNVKGGRCETCQGDGVIKIEMHFLPDVYVTCDACQGKRYNRETLDITFKDKSIADILNMTVAEGADFFRAVPAVRDKLVTLERVGLGYIKVGQQATTLSGGEAQRVKLAKELSKRATGRTLYLLDEPTTGLHFHDVAKLLEVLHELVEHGNTVVVIEHNLEVIKTADWIIDLGPEGGDGGGEIVAAGTPEDVVGVERSYTGQYLAPVLSRGKQAAAE
- a CDS encoding squalene/phytoene synthase family protein, which codes for MSTFPAELMEQLLEDLRESDRDRYLCLLLMPERSRGFLAGLFAFNSELAQIRERVTDPAAGEVRLAWWGEVIDAIYVGQTVDSPLAQALARAIEAGDLPRHSFQAMLDARRFDLFDDPVPDLNTLEGYLGETSSAVLQMSALIMAGDDGLECAEVSGLAGVAMGLTGLMRSLPIHRARGQCMIPVDMLAKHDLTQAHVLSGRGGAGLELVLLQLCRHANKRLEEAREMWHLVPDAAVKAYLPVALVPSYLKKLERARASLTRKVVTSPQWMRQLRLLNAVRSEAF
- the trmFO gene encoding methylenetetrahydrofolate--tRNA-(uracil(54)-C(5))-methyltransferase (FADH(2)-oxidizing) TrmFO, producing MTHKTIHIVGGGMAGSEAAWQAAHAGVQVILHEMRPVRETDAHQTDGLAELVCSNSFRSDDDEHNAVGLLHWEMRQANSLIMAMGDRHKLPAGGALAVDRDAFSADVTAALQAHPNITIEREEVAGLPPADWAQAIVATGPLTSQALANDIRTTTGDDGLAFFDAIAPIIHRETIDFDQAWFQSRYDKAGPGGTGADYINCPLNREQYEAFIAALIDGDKADFKEWEENTPYFDGCLPIEVMADRGPETLRHGPMKPMGLTNRHKPDEKPYAVVQLRQDNALGTLYNMVGFQTKLKHGEQVRIFRAIPGLEKAEFARLGGLHRNTFINSPKLLDASLQLKSRPGLRFAGQITGVEGYVESAAMGLMAGRMAAAEELTGEMLPPPPPTTAHGSLISHISGGHLSDDSGDMTSKARSFQPMNVNFGLFPEVEVPRDENGKRPRGKAKKPARQLAYTGRAKADFANWLSAHAERVAAE